The region TGCTCCATTTCAATCGTCCTCCAAGACGTCGCGCGTCGCCGGCGTCACGCGAACGCGCGCGGCGGTGGCCAGCAAGCGCGAGCGCGTCCTCCTGGTGATCACCGCGGCCGGCGAGAAAGGCGCGACCTGCTCGGCGATCTCCGAGCAGCTCGGGATCCCCGACCACTGGATCACCAGCTCGATCGCGCGGTTGTTCGAGCTCGGGTCGATCGCCGACTCCGGACTCGAGCGCGAGAACCCGCGATCGGGCAAGGCGCAGCGCGTCCTCGTTGCGCAGAGAGCTAGATGAGCGCCCGCCCCCAGGAGGTCGGTCGTTTACAGGTGCGGCGGCTTCAGACCGCGGCCTTCCCACCAAAATTGCAGCATCCGCATTGTGTCAGTGTGGCCGATCCAGGCCTTCTCCTGAAGATGGAAGATCCAAGCCACATAGCGGTCGATCGTCGGCACTTCCGACAGCGCGACGCTGTAGGAATTCTCGTAATCCGGGCACCGAGAACAGATCGCGCGAAAGCCGATGTTCGCCGGCGTCCCGAGGTACATGATCGCCGCTCCGATTGCTTCGGCGTTGTCGCTTTCCGAGGGAGGAGCGTCGGCAGTGGCATCGATTGGGTACGAGCCGACTTTGCCGAGCTTTGGGTTGGCGTTGAACACCTCGAGAGACCCGGCATTCTCGGGTATCGGCCTCTCGCAAACGTCGCAGATCCATTGGTTGGCCATCCAGTCAATCTAGGGGAAGATTCGCGCGACAAAGCTCCTGGGGATGGTGCCGCCGCTGGAAACGGCGCGGGCGCAGATGTCTCGGGCTCATTCACACCTGCACCCCAGGAGCCGGGCGCGTGAAAGAGCTCCACCCGTACCTCAGCGATCCGGAGCGCGCGAGCGCGTTCGAATACCTCAGCCAGCAGGGCGCCGGCACGACGCGCCGATGGGCTGAGCAGCTCGGCTGGAAACGCGGGAAGCTCAATCGATTCCTCGACTCTGTACGGCGATACCGACTCGCCGAGATCGAGACCACGCCGCACGGAAGCAGGTTCCGACCCTGCACCGGCGTTGCTGAATCGATCGAGCCGAAACGCGACCAAGATGCGGACAAGGTGCGGCCAGGGCGCGACCAAGGTGCGACCACACTAGGTAGTACTGGTCTTTCTGGGTTCACTGGGCCTAGCGCGCGCGAGAGGGAAACTGGGGAAAACTCGGTGGACGCGGCCGGCGACACAGTGCCTTGGAGCTCGATCGCGGTCCGCATGATCCCGGCGATGAACCAGGAGTTCATGCGGATGTTCAGCGATTACCGGCCGATCAATCCGGACAACCGCGGATCCCACCGCGCCGGCCACGAACTCGAGCGCGCCGGCGTCGAAGCTGAGTGGTGCGAGCAGCGACTCCGGCAGATGTGCCGCATGTTCAACCCATCGAAGCACGGTGGCGGCGAACCGCCTCGGTCACTGCGCTATTACGCCGCGTCGCTTATTCGGGACTGGAGCCAGTACTCCCTGCCGCTCGCCCGGGTCGAGCCAGCATCGCCGCGAGCAGCTGCGCCCGAGCGTGTAGACACGACCGCGGCCGCACAGGAGCTGCCGGATCCGGCGCCGGCGGCAGATCCCACGCGGTGGCGTCTCGAGATCGCGGCCGACCGGACGCGACTCTCGCGAATCGCACCGGAGGACGTCGGCCGCGCGCTCCGCGCCACGGGATCCGGCACGTGAGCGCGCAGGCGCTCGAGAAGTACACCGAGGACGTCGTCAACGAGGCGCTGTCCCAGCGGAGGCTGCACTCGACGTCGCTCCCGCACATCGCGGCCGCAGTGAACACGGCGCCGTCGAAGGTCCACCTCGACAGCACCCTCGCGCTCGTCGAGGAGCTGCGCGCGATCGTGGTGGCCGAGGGGCCGGTGCCACAGTACAGCTCGCGCCGGCTGAACCGCATCCGCATCGACTGGCCTGAGCTCTGGGAAGTACTCCGCCGGTTCACTCCACCAACTGCGGAGGCGGCAGGTATCGATGGCTAACCAAGTGCGCCAACTGCCTCATAACCGGCAATCCGTCACTCTCCGACGCCCTTCATTCCCTGCGTTTCTCGGACAAGCGCGTCGAGCTGAATGGCGATCGATAGCGGATCCGCATTTATCTCGGCGCCGGAAAACCGCATCACCTCAAACCCCTGTAAACGAAGGTCACGGTCGCGCTGGCGATCGCTGGTGAAGTTCCCCCTATGCCACTGGTACCCGTCGAATTCCACAACCAACGGCCTATGATGGCGCCCCCATCTCCAGAACACGGAGTCGACCCGGGCATTCAGTGATGGGATACCAGCTTGCGGGGTGATATGCAGCCCGTGCTCGAGACTGTCGTCTTCACCAGGGAATTCCAACTCCCGATACTCGGCCGTGCGCTGATAAAAATCAGGATACGGCTCGGTGACCGATACGAGATACCGCCGAACCTGCGCCAACAAAAGAAACGAAAGCAGAGCTTTCTTCTCTATTGGGGACTCGGCGAAAGCCACGGCATTGGCGAACGCATACTCCCAGCTGCCCGTCTCGTTCCTTACGTCGGTGTATCGCGGCGCCGTCTCCTCGAAATCGACGTCAGGTCTCGACCACAGGTGAGGCGATCTCAAGTCGGCAAAGGCGAGTCCGTACATGACTCCGCGGAACATCTCATCTGACGACAAAGCCGCGTTCAGCAGCAGTCCAAAGTCATCCTTGCCGACAACCTCGCGCGATCGTTTCGGGCTCATGGCGCTCTCCTCTGATGTTCGATGCAATCTACTTGTTGCGTTTTCGGGCTTTGTTCGGTACGCTGGATTAATGACCGCAATCCAGACTCGACCCGATCTCGAGACTCCTCTTCGCCGCGACGTCGTCCCTCTCGCCGGCGCAGCGCCCTACATAGGTGGCAAGCGCAACCTAGCCTCGCGCGTGACGGCCCGGATCGATCAGATACCGCACAGCTGCTACGCCGAGCCCTTCGTCGGGATGGGCGGCGTCTTCTTTCGCCGGCGCACGGCGCCGAAGAAGGAAGTGATCAACGACGTGAGCCGCGACGTCTCGACCTTCTTCCGAGTACTGCAGCGCCACTTCGTTGCGCTCGTCGAGATGATGCGATGGACGCTCACATCGCGCGCGGAGTTCGAGCGCCTCGTAGCCACCAACCCTGCCACGCTCACCGACCTCGAGCGAGCTGCACGCTTCTATTATCTGCAGCGCACCGCGTTCGGTGGAAAGGTCGCCGGGCGGAACTACGGCGTGTCCATGGACCGGCCCGCCGCGTTCGACATCACGCGCCTCGTGCCGGACCTGCAGGAGTTGCACGAGCGGCTCGCCGGCGTCGACATCGAGAACCTCCCCTACCAGGACTTCATCGCGAGGTACGATCGACCGACGACCCTGTTCTACCTGGACCCGCCCTACTATGGATGCGAGCGCGACTACGGCGCCGGAGTGTTCGACCGTGAAGACTTCACCCGGATGGCCGAGCAGCTCGCGAAGATTCAGGGCCGTTTCGTGCTATCAATCAACGACGTCGCCGCGGTCCGGGAGGTCTTCGCCGCGTTCAAGCAGGAGAGTTTGGCCACGACGTACTCCCTTCCCGGCGGGAACAAGTCAAAGAAGGTCAGCGAGCTGCTGATCACGAACGTCTGAGCGTGGAGGTACGAGTGACGAACGGCCCAAAGATTCAACCGGCGCTCTCGGCACAGCAATGGAGCGAGTACCGCGAGCGGCGTCTCACGATGGATCCCGGGCTGGACGACATCATCGCGCACCCGGATCCGGAATTTCCTGCGCGCGCGATCGCGATCGCGAATGATCAGTTGCACGAAGCCGATCCGCGGAAGATCACGATGCAGCGAGTGAACCGGATCCGCGAAGCCGCGGTGCTGCTCGAGCAGCAAGAAGGTCCGTCGCCAGCGTGGGAGCTCCACCGGATCGCCGACGTCCTCGCCTCGTATCTCCCGCGCGGGGAATGATGCGGTGGTAGCACTTTCGCGAGCGATTCACATATACTCGCCCCATCTGACATCGGGGGCGTAAGGCATTCGACGGGATTGCTGCAGCGAAGGGTGCGAGCGGAGGGCGCGGGCCTTACAGCGCAAACGCGTAACTGCGAAAGATTCCAATGTTCTCGAGTTCCGCCCGAAGGCGGAGCGCCAGTCGTTGAGACCGGCGCTGATGGCTGCGTAAGCAGCCTCGCTCGCACGGCCGCTCGGCGCCGTGATAACCAAAGCCGAGCTGCAGTCGGACGTCGCCGGCGACGCTAAGCCGGATGGTGGAGGGTGATCGCGGGCAACCACGGTCGCCCCTGCTCAGCCAGGAGCATAAACCGGCACGCTCGTATCACCGTTCGTGAAAGTCGTCTCGGACCCGGGTTCGATTCCCGGCGCCTCCACTAGCTCCGATGTGCATGTAGGACATACGGTTGTGGCGTTTTTCCACAGAAACGGTATACTGGTCCACATTGCCGACGACTGCGACCGAGCCGTACATCCTCCTGCCTGGCGAAGAGATGAGATGCCCAGCCGGGCATCGCGTCGATAAGCACGTCTGGGTAGGCAGCGCGACCCCGAACCTCGTCCAGCGCTGTCTGTTCAAACAGCCGGGCGCCGCGCTCGTCCACGGAAAGCCCCCTGCCCCGTGCAGCCTTTGCTGGTGGTGGGTGCTCATGCCGGGTGGGCTCTATATCTGCGTGCCGATGACGAGCAGCGACGCGCACAAGCTTGAGGTCGGCGGTTACGACCTGGTAAAGATTCTCGAGCTCGTCGGCCTGCGAGCTCCGTGGCAACTCACCAAAGCTGCGTGACGACCGGAGGGGATTTGTTCGGCTAAGGAAAAACCGTTCACGGCGGCCGAACAGAATCGCTGTCGTGAACAAAAGCAGAGGTCGTATACTGTAGAAGTCGACAAATAGATCGCAGCTGGCCTACAACGCCGGCTCTCACGCCCAATCCAGGGCGCGGGAGCCGGCGTTTTGTCTTTCACCCATTAACCCATTGGGGGAAGTCGTGAATCAAATCGCCGCATTGCTCCGCCGGATCTGGCAGACGATCGTCCGCTGGTTCACGGAGACTTGCATCATCGCCGACCCCGTCGAGAAGGCGAAGCGCGACGCGCAGCGCCGCAAAGAAAAAGAGCTCGCGAAGATCCAGGCGAAGCTCGACTCGGGCCGGTACGAAGCTGTTGCGCGCTGGCGGAAGGTGAAGCGGGCGAGGAAGTACCTGCCGTGGTTCTGGCGCCGATCCGGCCACGTCCTCCGGGCGATCAATCCGCGTCGGCGCCGCGCGAAGAGGATCCTCGCCGAGCACGGCGTGAACTACAACAGCGGCCGCCAGCGTCGGCGCTTTCGTAAGACGTACAACCGCGCCTACCGCGCCCACCAAGTAGAAGTAACTGCAGCTGCGAACGCGGCGACGGCCCCGGTCGTCACGCTGCCAGGCGCTGCTGTACCCGAGCTCGCTGCGGCGTAACTGTGATCAGCATCACGCTGCCGAACGTCGAGCAGCTCCTCGAGCGGGTGAATGAGATCGAGAAGAAGCGGATCCCGTTCGCCATCTCGAGGGCGCTCAACCTCACGGCCATGGGATTCCGCGGCGCAATGCGGACCGGGATCTCGCGCCGTTTTGTCGTGCGTGTGCCTCGGTTCATCCTCGGCAGCGACAAAGGGATGCGCAGTGGACTGGTGCACGTGGCCAGGGGCGAGGACTCGAGCTACAAGCGGGGGCAGTACAGCGCGACTGTGGCCGTCGGCGGAAGCGAGCCAAGCTCCAAGTCATTCGGCAGCCGCTTCATCCTCAACAAGTTCCAGGACGGTGGCGAGCGCACGGGCACAGCTGAGTCCCCGATCGCCATTCCCACGAAGTCACTGCGCCCGAGCTTCAGCGATCGCGTCCCACGCGCGATGTACCCGAAGAACCTCGGCCACGTGGCGAGCTCACTGCCCACAGCATCAGGTCATAACGAGCGGAGCAAGAAGCGCCCAGCCAAGCGCGCACGCGGGACGTTCGTCATCGGGCAGGTGGGAGAGAAGCAGTGGGGCATCTACCAGCGCGTGGGCCCAGGCAAAAACGACATCAGGAAGATCTGGAGCTTCCGCACGCGGATCCCGATTCCCCGCCGCCTGCAGTTCTACGAGACTGCGCAGGCGTACGTGCCGAACTCCTGGAAGAAGCACATGCGGAAAGCGCTCGGTGAGGCGCTCGATCGCAGTGGCGGGGCCGCGCGCGCGGACTCGCTGCTCGACGGGTGATGAGCACGTAAAAATGCTAACTGCACAACAGAATGTGATGTGCGCCATGGTGGCAGGTCCCAGGACTTTTTGGGTCCTCCCGGCGTCTCGCGTCTACGGGTGCCGGAGACCCCGACCTCTCGCTAGCGAAACGTTTGTAGAAATCACATTTCCGTTTCCGGTCTGACAAAGTGGCGGCTGCCAAACAATCCGCTACTGTGAAGCCCGGCGAAACCGGTGGGAAGGCCGCGAAAAAAGCGCGCGCGGCCGCGCCGCCGGCGTCGAGAAAAGTCTCGCAGCAGGAGCTCTCGCCGATCCTCAACGTCACGTCGCGCGAGATCCGGAATCTGTACGAGCGCGGACTGCCGTTCACGATCGGCGCGAAGAACCGGCGCGAGCACGACGTCGCCGAGTGCGTCGCCTGGTATCTCAAGTTCAAGCTCGAGGAAAAAAAGGACGACCCGGGCAAGTCGGCGACCGCCGGGCTCCGGCTTCGCGCGCTCGAGATCGAGGTGCACCAGGCAGAGATCGCGCTCGCCGAGGCACGGAAGAATCTCGTGTCGGTGGAGTACTTGGAGAACCAGGTAGCGCGCATCAATGAAGCGGTCCGCTCGCGGATCCTAAATCTGCCCGGCCGTGCCGGTCCGATCCTCGTCGGGTGCAAGACCATCGCCGAAGTGCAGATCCGGATGCAGGGCCTGATCGACGAGCTGCTCACGAGCCTGACCGAGATCGGCGACGACGAGGAGCTCGACGTCGACGACGAGGACGAAGAGGAGGGGGCCGTTGCCGGATCCGGCGCCGCTTAGGACCCACTCGTCGGCAAGGCAGAATTGGAGGTCGCGCCGGCGATCGCTATTCGCCGCGATCTTCGCCCCGCCGCCCCGGCTCACCGTAAGCGAGTGGGCCGACCAGTACCGGTACCTGTCACAGGAATCGAGCGCATCGCCCGGAAGATGGAGCACCGATATGGTGCCATACCTCCGGGAGCCGATGGATGCGTTCGGCGATCCGACGGTGGAAGACATCGTGGTGATGAAAGCCGCGCAGCTCGGAGCGACCGAAGCCCTGGTCAACAATGCGATCGGTTACTTCATAGATCTCGATCCGTCGCCCATCCTGGTCGTGCAGCCGAGTGACGGCGAGGCGCAGAAGTACTCCAAGGAGAAGCTCGCGCCAATGCTCCGCGATTCGCCCTCGCTCGCGAAGAAGGTGCACGAGTCGAAGTCGCGGGACAGCGACAGCACCATTCTCTCAAAAGCGTTTCGCGGTGGCCATCTCGGAATCACCGGCGCCCAATCGCCGCTCGGGCTTAGGTCCCGCACCCGGCGCGTCGCCCTCTTCGACGAGGTCGACGGCTACCCGGCATCGGCCGGCGCCGAGGGCGATCCGATCATGCTCGGCGAGAAGCGCACGGTCACCTTCTGGAACCGGAAGAAGGTCAAGCTCTCGACGCCCACGATCAAGGGGATCTCCCGGATCGAGAAGGCGTACGCCGACAGTGACCAGCGGAAGTTCTTCGTCGCGTGCCCGCACTGCGGCCGCGAACAGGTCCTGGTCTGGGGCGGGAAGGATCTCGATCACGGCATCAAGTGGGACTCCGGGAAGCCGGAGACCGCGCACTACATCTGCGAGTCGTGTCTCGGCCGGATCGACGAGAGCGAGAAGGCACGCATGGTCCGCGTGGGCCGATGGATCGCGCAGAACCCGGGCCACAAGACGCGCGGCTACCACATAAACGCGCTCATCTCGCTCTTCGATGGCGCGCGTTGGTCAGAGCTCGCCAAGGAATTCCTCGCGGTGAAGCACGACCCGCTGCGCCTCCGGGTGTTCGTAAACACGGTCCTCGCCGAGACGTGGGAGGACGCCGGCCAGGAAGTCGAGGCGCACGTGCTATTCGAGCGAATGCACTCGTACGCTGCGCAGGTTCCGGCCGGCGTCGGGCTGCTCTGCCGCGGCGTCGACGTCCAGGGCGATCGCCTCGAGGTGGCGGTGTGGGGGTTCGGAGCCGGCGAAGAAGCCTGGCCGATCGAAACGGAGATCATCCCAGGCGATCCGTCTATCCCCCTCACGAATCCCAACTCACCCTGGCGCATCCTCGACGAGCATATCCTGCGCACCTACACCCACGCATCCGGCGCAGAGCTCCGGGCGAAGATCACGCTCGTCGACTCGGGCGGACACCACACCAATGAGGTGTACGAGTACGCGCGCAAGCGGCGCGGAAACAACGTATACGCGGGCAAAGGCTCCTCGATCGCTGGGCATCCGATCGTGAAGGCCGTACACCACAAGCACGCCAAGCTGACGCTCATCCACGTTGGATCCTTCGCCGCCAAGGAAGTCTTCCTCTCCCGCATGGCAAAGATCATCGAGGAAGGCCCGGGCTACGTTCACATCCCGGACTGGATGGATCAGGAGCACCTCGAGCAGCTCACTGCGGAAAAGCTCTTCACGAAGCTGATCGGCGGCGTGCCGAAACGGGTCTGGTTGAAAAAGCGCGATCGCAACGAGCAGCTCGATCTTTTTGTCCTGGCGTATGCGGCGCTTCACCAGCTCGGGCCCGCGGTCAGAAAGCAGCTGGGCGCCCTCGCTGCCGCGTACAAAGGGCCGGATCCGGCAGCGGCGTCGCCGGCGGCCGCAGCGCCGAAGGGTCTACAGCGAAGGATCCTGTCTCGCGGCGTTGAATAATTCTCCCTTGCGTTCTGGAGATAGGTCGTCGTAAACTGAGTTTCTAAAGGACAATTCGAGCACCAAAGCGCTGCGCCTTACAAACGCGGCCGCGACTCCCTCACCGGAGCTGCGGCCGTTTTTTCGTTTCCGGAGACCCTGCTTGGCGATAGAGACCTACACGGTACAGCTCGAGCGAGTCCAGGCCGCGATCGCCGCGATCGAGGGCGGCGCGCAGTCCTATTCCGTCGCCGGGCGATCGTTCACCAAGGCTGATCTCAAAACGTTGTACGAGCGCGAGACCTGGCTGCGCGGGCAGGTAGCGAAAGAAGCGCGCGGCGGGATCCGGATCAGCCGGGCGGTGCCGCTGTGAGCAACGTCGTGCCGTCCGTCCCGATGACGCGATTCGAGCGTGCCGTTGCCGCCGTGTCGCCCGGATATGCCCTCAAGCGCTACGGCCAGCGTGTGCAGCTCGCAGCTGCATCCCGCTTCTTCACCGGCACCGGCGGATACAACGCCGCCCGTCACGATCGCCCGGCCACGAAGGAATGGCGGCCACCCCACGGCGACGCTGACCAGGCCGGAAGCCCGGACCTTCCGGAGCTCCGCGCGCGGAGTCACGATCTCTCGCGCAACGAGCCGCTGGCCGTCGGCGCTCTCTCGACTCACACGACGAGCGTCGTCGGCGTGGGCTTGGTCCCGCATCCGCGCCTCGATCGCGAGCTGCTCAAGCTCGAGGACAAGGATGCGGAACGACTCGAGCGCCAGATCGAGCGGATCTGGTGGGCGTGGGCAGGGACCAGAAGCTGTGACCTCTCGCGTCGCGACAGTTTCGCCGGCCTCACGTACCTGGTGCTCAGGTCCTGGCTCGTCGGCGGCGACGTCTTCGCCATCCGCCGGTTCAAGGAGCGCAACGGGGATTTTCTCGCTCTCAAGCTGCAGCTGGTCGAAGCCGAGCGGGTGTGCAATCCGCACTTCGCGACGAACACCGATCGCCTGATCGACGGCGTCGAGATCGATGAAGACGGCGCGGCGATCGCATACCACATCGCGGACACGCACCCGGCGACGCCGTTTAGCATGCTCGGCCCGGCCGAATGGAAAAAGGTCGAGGCCTTCGGGAAGATCAGCGGGGCCCCGCAGGTTCTGCAGGTATATCGTCGCTCACGCCCCGGGCAGACGCGAGGGATCCCGCTTTTCGCGCCGATCATCGAGTCACTGAAGCAGCTTGGCCGGTACTCCGAGGCCGAGCTCATGGCGGCCGTGATCAACGCGTTCTTCACGGTGTTCATCAAAACCGCAGCCGGCGAAGGCGCCGACATGCTGCAAGACATGGCGAATCCCGCAACGGTCACGACGCCGGCGGCTGGCGCTGTCGGTGACGTCCGGCTCGGCGCCGGGGCAATCGTGGGACTGCAGCAGGGTGAATCAATCGAGGTGGCGGACCCCAAGCGGCCCAACCCCGCTTTTGAGCAGTTCCAGCGCGCGTTCTACAGCCAGATCGGCGTCGCCGTCGAGCTGCCGCACGAGCTCCTGATCAAGCATTTCACGTCGAGCTACTCGGCGTCGCGCGCGGCGTTGCTCGAGGCGTGGCGCGGGTTCCACACTCGGCGCGATTGGCTGGTCGAGCTGTTCTGCCAGCCCGTGTACGGCTGGGTACTCGAGGAAGCTGCGGCCCGCGGGATGATAAACCTTCCCGGGTTCTTCGATGATCCGCTCATGCGTTCGGCGTGGACCGAAGCGCAGTGGACCGGCCCGACGCAGGGACAGATCGATCCGCTGAACGAAATGCAGGCTGCGGAGAAACGGCTTGATATGCGAGTCGACTCCCGCCAGAGCATCTGCACCGAGCTCAAGGGCACGGACTGGGATCAGACCCACAAACAGCTCGCGAGAGAGCGCAGGATGCTCGTCGACGCGGGGCTCGACACCGCCGACGTCGCCGAACGCACGGCCGCAGCGCCGCCAGCCGAAGGCCCGCCGCGCGCGCCGGGCACCGCCTCGGTCGTACAGCCAGGCGCGAGTGGTACAGGTCGGGCGCAAGGGATACAGTCGGTGCCTGTTGTAAGCGTGGATGTAAAACAGCCGGACATCAACGTCACGATGACGATTCCACCGCCGCCACCGGCGAAGGCAACGACGCGGAAACTCACGCTGCAGCGCGACAAGAAAGGCACGCTGGTCGGCGGAACCCTCAGTGAGGAATAGCAAATGTCCGTAGTGATAACCGACGCGCTGGCGCGCGCGATACTGGACTCCGGCTACGACGCCGCGTTCGACGCCGGCGTGCTCGAGATTCGAACCGGCGCCCCTCCGGGCCCGGGACAGACGCCGGGTGGCACACTGCTCTGGTCCGAAACGTTGCCGGCCGACGCGTTCGCCGCGGCATCCGGCAGGTCCAAGGCAAAGAACGGGACGTGGGAAGCGGCTGCGGTCGCCGCTGGCACCGCAGGCCACTATCGGCTTAAAGCAACCGGAGACACCGAAGCTGCGACGCAGAACGAGAAGCGGCAGGAAGGCACGATCACGGCCACGGGCGGCAGTGGTGACATGACGATCGACAACACGAACATCGCCGTGGACCAGTCGGTGACGGTCACTTCTTTCTCGGTCGCTCTCTAATCCTAACAGGAGAATAGGACAATGGCAGACCTCGCAAACAGTCTCGAAGACCTAGTTGCAACGTGGGCGTTCCGCTCCGGCGCGGGCGCTCCGACGCGACCCGCGGCACAGTTCATCGCGCTCTACACCGCCGTAACGGACGCCGAGGCGGGCACGGGTACGGAAGTTACGGGCGGAGCATACGCACGGGCAGCCGTCACGTTCGGCGCTCCGTCCGACGGGGCGATGGCCAACGACGCGGAAATCAACATGACGGCCTCCGGCGCTAACTGGGGCACGGTGACGCACTTCTGCATCCGTGACGCCTCGACGGCAGGCAACGCGCTCTCCATCGTCAAAGCTCTGGCCGCGTCGAAGGTTATCAACGACGGCGACACGCTGCAGTTCGCGGCTGGCGCGATCACGGTCGCCATCGCGTAACAGGGCTGACGGCCTAGCCATATGGCTATTCAGTTTGTAGGTGGTGCTACCGCCGGTAAGGTTGGCTCGACCTCCGGCACCAGCACCATTGCGCTCGATAGCGGACTGACTGGCGGGATCGCCTCGGCGGTTGCCGAGGGCGATCTCGTCATTGCCGCGTTTGCTACCGGCTCGGCGGCTGATAGAACGCTGTCGATCACGGACGGCACCGACGAATACACACTGATCGGCTCCGAGCAGTACGCGAACAAGACTGAAGACACGAACCTCCGCTGCGCTTACAAGTTCATGGGCGCGACCCCGGACACGACTACGACGTTCGGGCCTACGGGGAACAACGCCGACGCGGGCGCGATGTTGGTTTACGTCTTCCGTGG is a window of Gemmatimonadaceae bacterium DNA encoding:
- a CDS encoding DUF559 domain-containing protein, which produces MSPKRSREVVGKDDFGLLLNAALSSDEMFRGVMYGLAFADLRSPHLWSRPDVDFEETAPRYTDVRNETGSWEYAFANAVAFAESPIEKKALLSFLLLAQVRRYLVSVTEPYPDFYQRTAEYRELEFPGEDDSLEHGLHITPQAGIPSLNARVDSVFWRWGRHHRPLVVEFDGYQWHRGNFTSDRQRDRDLRLQGFEVMRFSGAEINADPLSIAIQLDALVRETQGMKGVGE
- a CDS encoding DNA adenine methylase, with the protein product MTAIQTRPDLETPLRRDVVPLAGAAPYIGGKRNLASRVTARIDQIPHSCYAEPFVGMGGVFFRRRTAPKKEVINDVSRDVSTFFRVLQRHFVALVEMMRWTLTSRAEFERLVATNPATLTDLERAARFYYLQRTAFGGKVAGRNYGVSMDRPAAFDITRLVPDLQELHERLAGVDIENLPYQDFIARYDRPTTLFYLDPPYYGCERDYGAGVFDREDFTRMAEQLAKIQGRFVLSINDVAAVREVFAAFKQESLATTYSLPGGNKSKKVSELLITNV
- a CDS encoding phage terminase large subunit family protein; translation: MPDPAPLRTHSSARQNWRSRRRSLFAAIFAPPPRLTVSEWADQYRYLSQESSASPGRWSTDMVPYLREPMDAFGDPTVEDIVVMKAAQLGATEALVNNAIGYFIDLDPSPILVVQPSDGEAQKYSKEKLAPMLRDSPSLAKKVHESKSRDSDSTILSKAFRGGHLGITGAQSPLGLRSRTRRVALFDEVDGYPASAGAEGDPIMLGEKRTVTFWNRKKVKLSTPTIKGISRIEKAYADSDQRKFFVACPHCGREQVLVWGGKDLDHGIKWDSGKPETAHYICESCLGRIDESEKARMVRVGRWIAQNPGHKTRGYHINALISLFDGARWSELAKEFLAVKHDPLRLRVFVNTVLAETWEDAGQEVEAHVLFERMHSYAAQVPAGVGLLCRGVDVQGDRLEVAVWGFGAGEEAWPIETEIIPGDPSIPLTNPNSPWRILDEHILRTYTHASGAELRAKITLVDSGGHHTNEVYEYARKRRGNNVYAGKGSSIAGHPIVKAVHHKHAKLTLIHVGSFAAKEVFLSRMAKIIEEGPGYVHIPDWMDQEHLEQLTAEKLFTKLIGGVPKRVWLKKRDRNEQLDLFVLAYAALHQLGPAVRKQLGALAAAYKGPDPAAASPAAAAPKGLQRRILSRGVE
- a CDS encoding phage portal protein, translated to MSNVVPSVPMTRFERAVAAVSPGYALKRYGQRVQLAAASRFFTGTGGYNAARHDRPATKEWRPPHGDADQAGSPDLPELRARSHDLSRNEPLAVGALSTHTTSVVGVGLVPHPRLDRELLKLEDKDAERLERQIERIWWAWAGTRSCDLSRRDSFAGLTYLVLRSWLVGGDVFAIRRFKERNGDFLALKLQLVEAERVCNPHFATNTDRLIDGVEIDEDGAAIAYHIADTHPATPFSMLGPAEWKKVEAFGKISGAPQVLQVYRRSRPGQTRGIPLFAPIIESLKQLGRYSEAELMAAVINAFFTVFIKTAAGEGADMLQDMANPATVTTPAAGAVGDVRLGAGAIVGLQQGESIEVADPKRPNPAFEQFQRAFYSQIGVAVELPHELLIKHFTSSYSASRAALLEAWRGFHTRRDWLVELFCQPVYGWVLEEAAARGMINLPGFFDDPLMRSAWTEAQWTGPTQGQIDPLNEMQAAEKRLDMRVDSRQSICTELKGTDWDQTHKQLARERRMLVDAGLDTADVAERTAAAPPAEGPPRAPGTASVVQPGASGTGRAQGIQSVPVVSVDVKQPDINVTMTIPPPPPAKATTRKLTLQRDKKGTLVGGTLSEE